DNA from Paraburkholderia sp. ZP32-5:
ACGATTCCAATTTTCATCCGCTTTACCCGTAGGCCTCGCCGATCAGATCGCGCACCGCGTCGAGCAGTGCTTCGTCATGGAAACTGCCCTTTGCCAGATAGTAGTCCGCGCCTGCGTCGAGACCGGCGCGGCGGTCTTCCTCACGATCCTTGTACGACACGATCATCACCGGCAGCGTCTGCAATTGCGGATCGCGCTTGACCAGCGTCACCAGTTCGATGCCGTCCATGCGCGGCATGTCGATGTCGGTGATCACCAGATCGAAGCTTGCGCCGCGCACCGCGTTCCAGCCGTCCATGCCGTCGACGGCGATCGTCACGTCATAGCCGCGCGTCGCGAGCAGCTTGCGCTCCAGCTCGCGCACGGTCAGCGAATCGTCGACCACCAGTACGCGCCGCGCCGCGCGCTGAGCGGCGCGCGTGCCGCCATGCTGCGCGTGGTTCAGCGTGCCGCCGCTGACCAGACGTTCGACCGAGCGCAGCCAGTCGTCGATGTCGGCGATCAGCACCGGGTCGCCGTTTTCCATCAGCGCGCCGGCCGTGATGTTGCGGATCTTGCCGAGCCGCGCGTCGAGCGGCTGCACGACCAGCATGCGCTCGCCGAGAAAGCGATCGACCACGACGCCATAGGTGCGCGGCCCATCGCCGATCACGACGAGGCAGACCGTGTCGCTGTCGTTCGCGGATGCGGCGGTTTCGAGAATCTGATGCGCGGTGACGACGCCGATGCGCCGCGTGTCGAACGCGATGTGCTGATGACCTTCGAGCAGTTCGATATCGGCGCGGCTCACGTGCAGCGTGCGGTTCACGTGCGCGAGCGGTATCGCGTATGGCTCGCCCGCGACGTCGACGAGCAGGCTGCGGATCACCGACAGCGTCAGCGGCAATTGCATCTGCATGCGCGTGCCGGCGCCCGGCTCGTGGGTGATGCGCACGGTGCCGCGCACGCGCTTGACGACGTCGTGCACGACATCGAGCCCGACGCCGCGGCCGGACATGTCGGTGACCTGATCGCGCAGCGAAAAGCCGGGCAGGAACAGGAATTCGAGCAGTTCGGCTTCGGAGAGTCGCGCGGCGGTTTCCTCGCTGGCGAGCTTCCTGCGCACGATCGACGCGCGCAACGCATCGATATCGATGCCGGCACCATCGTCGGATACGGTGATCTGCAGCGCGCCGGCGGCGTGGCGCGCTTCGAGCGTCAGCGTGCCTTCCTCGGGTTTGCCATGCGCGAGCCGCACGGCCGGCGCCTCGATGCCGTGATCGAGCGCATTGCGCAGCATGTGGCCGAGCGGCGCTTCGAGCAGATCGAGAATGTCGCGGTCCACCTGGGTCGATGCGCCGATCAGTTGCCAGCGCACCTTCTTGCCGAGCGAGCGCGCGACGTCGCGCACCATTCGCGCGAGGCCGCCGGTGCCATCGCCGAATGGGCGCATCCGGCATTGCAGCGCGGCGTCGTACAGCTGTTGCGACAGATGCGTCGAGCGGCGATCGAAGCTCTCCAGTTCGCCGAGGCGCTCGGCGAGCAGTTGCTGCGCTTCGGCCGTGACGCTCCGCAACGCGTCGAGCGCGCTATGGGCGGCCGGATCGAGCGGCAGATCGGCAAGCGTCTCATGCAGTCGATCGAGCGCGCGGGCGCTGTCGCGTTGCACGCGTTTGACGCGCAACATCGATTGCGCGAACGGTTTTAGCCAGCGCGATTCGACCAGCGATTCACCGGACAGCGACAGCAGGCGGTCGAGATTGTCCGCGCGTACGCGGAGCATGCGGTCGGGTTCGGTGGGGGACTGGGCCGATGCGGTTGCGCTTGCAGGTGCCGCTGAGTGCGGAGGCGAGGGCGGTGCGGTTGCGCTTGC
Protein-coding regions in this window:
- a CDS encoding hybrid sensor histidine kinase/response regulator, which encodes MSDDPRRPSLIDLFREEARNQARVLNDGLLVLDRAPTDAAALEACMRAAHSLKGAARIVGVQVGVELAHAMEDCFVAAQENRALLDGAWIDTLLRGVDIVARIGNDEDAAAHDAVSECVAALHAHMAGVTPHRSGAGGAASVPAIEPRAVREAAPTRDHANVRAAPVHDATFDQLANALRAEAASSPATQAAATTSTLSPASATAPPSPPHSAAPASATASAQSPTEPDRMLRVRADNLDRLLSLSGESLVESRWLKPFAQSMLRVKRVQRDSARALDRLHETLADLPLDPAAHSALDALRSVTAEAQQLLAERLGELESFDRRSTHLSQQLYDAALQCRMRPFGDGTGGLARMVRDVARSLGKKVRWQLIGASTQVDRDILDLLEAPLGHMLRNALDHGIEAPAVRLAHGKPEEGTLTLEARHAAGALQITVSDDGAGIDIDALRASIVRRKLASEETAARLSEAELLEFLFLPGFSLRDQVTDMSGRGVGLDVVHDVVKRVRGTVRITHEPGAGTRMQMQLPLTLSVIRSLLVDVAGEPYAIPLAHVNRTLHVSRADIELLEGHQHIAFDTRRIGVVTAHQILETAASANDSDTVCLVVIGDGPRTYGVVVDRFLGERMLVVQPLDARLGKIRNITAGALMENGDPVLIADIDDWLRSVERLVSGGTLNHAQHGGTRAAQRAARRVLVVDDSLTVRELERKLLATRGYDVTIAVDGMDGWNAVRGASFDLVITDIDMPRMDGIELVTLVKRDPQLQTLPVMIVSYKDREEDRRAGLDAGADYYLAKGSFHDEALLDAVRDLIGEAYG